The window GCGCTCTCGCAGGTTCTGGAGAGCGCTTTTTTTGCGCCTTACAGGAACTGCTCGGCGTAGTGACAGGCGACCTGGCGGGTGTCCACCTGGCGCAGCTCCGGCAATTCGGTGCCGCAACGCTCGGTGGCGTACGGGCAACGCTTGTGGAAGGCGCAGCCGCTGGGCGGGTTGAGCGGGTTGGGCAGCTCGCCGGCGATCTTGATCTTCGGCTTCAGCGGGTCCGGGTGAATGGCCGGGGTGGCCGACAGCAGCGCCTGGGTGTAGGGGTGCAGCGGGCGCTCGTAGATGTCTTCCTTGGGGCCCATTTCCGCCGGGCGGCCGAGGTACATCACCAGCACCTGGTCGGCCACGTGGCGCACCACCGCCAGGTTGTGCGAGATGAACACGTAGGCGGTGTTGAACTCCTGCTGCAGGTCCATGAACAGGTTCAGTACCTGGGCCTGGATCGACACGTCGAGGGCCGAGGTCGGCTCGTCCGCCACCAACACCTTGGGTTGCAACATCATGGCGCGGGCGAGGGCGATCCGCTGGCGCTGGCCACCGGAGAACATGTGCGGGTAGCGCTGGTAATGCTCGGGGCGCAGGCCCACCTGCTTCA of the Pseudomonas vanderleydeniana genome contains:
- a CDS encoding peptide ABC transporter ATP-binding protein, which produces MAVVLTARDLTRHYEVSRGLFKGHATVRALNGVSFELEAGKTLAVVGESGCGKSTLARALTLIEEPSSGSLKIAGQEVAGADKAQRKQLRKDVQMVFQSPYASLNPRQKIGDQLGEPLLINTKLSAAERREKVQAMMKQVGLRPEHYQRYPHMFSGGQRQRIALARAMMLQPKVLVADEPTSALDVSIQAQVLNLFMDLQQEFNTAYVFISHNLAVVRHVADQVLVMYLGRPAEMGPKEDIYERPLHPYTQALLSATPAIHPDPLKPKIKIAGELPNPLNPPSGCAFHKRCPYATERCGTELPELRQVDTRQVACHYAEQFL